Proteins found in one Primulina huaijiensis isolate GDHJ02 unplaced genomic scaffold, ASM1229523v2 scaffold28027, whole genome shotgun sequence genomic segment:
- the LOC140967780 gene encoding inorganic phosphate transporter 1-4-like → MSGDNLKVLNALDVAKTQWYHFTAIIIAGMGFFTDAYDLFCISLVTKMLGRIYYHVEGSPKPGTLPPNVSAAVNGVALCGTLAGQLFFGWLGDKMGRKKVYGVTLMLMCLCSVASGLSFGSSAKSVMTTLCFFRFWLGFGIGGDYPLSATIMSEYANKKTRGAFIAAVFAMQGFGILAGGIFGMIISTAFEAKFKAPAYEVDPIASTIPQADYVWRIILMVGAVPALLTFYWRLKMPETARYTALVAKNAKQAASDMSKVLQVDIEAEQHKVEQMVQQKAAYGLFSKEFLQRHGLHLLGTTSTWFLLDIAFYSQNLFQKDIFSAIGWIPPAKTMNAIQEVFTIARAQTLIALCSTVPGYWVTVALIDVIGRFAIQIIGFFFMTVFMFALAFPYNHWTHPDNRIGFVAMYSLTFFFANFGPNATTFVVPAEIFPARLRSTCHGISAASGKLGAIIGAFGFLYLAQNQDPKKADAGYPAGIGVKNSLIVLGVVNLLGLLFTFLVPESKGKSLEEMSGENEDINEEAGSSNRTAPVA, encoded by the coding sequence ATGTCGGGGGACAACTTGAAAGTGCTGAACGCTCTCGATGTAGCCAAGACACAATGGTACCATTTCACCGCAATCATCATTGCGGGAATGGGATTTTTCACTGATGCATACGATCTCTTCTGCATATCACTCGTCACCAAAATGCTCGGCCGCATATACTACCACGTTGAGGGATCACCGAAGCCAGGAACCCTGCCGCCGAATGTATCTGCAGCCGTTAATGGCGTTGCCCTCTGCGGAACGTTAGCAGGACAGCTCTTCTTTGGCTGGCTTGGCGACAAAATGGGACGGAAAAAGGTATACGGAGTCACGCTCATGCTCATGTGCCTTTGCTCCGTTGCGTCGGGCCTTTCTTTCGGGAGCAGCGCGAAATCCGTAATGACTACTCTGTGCTTCTTCAGATTCTGGCTAGGTTTCGGTATTGGTGGAGATTACCCTCTATCGGCCACCATCATGTCAGAGTATGCTAACAAGAAAACTCGGGGGGCCTTTATTGCCGCGGTGTTTGCTATGCAGGGATTTGGGATTCTAGCAGGAGGGATATTTGGTATGATTATTTCTACCGCGTTTGAGGCGAAATTCAAGGCACCGGCTTATGAGGTTGATCCGATTGCCTCCACGATTCCTCAGGCAGATTATGTTTGGAGAATTATTTTGATGGTTGGTGCAGTCCCTGCTTTGCTGACATTTTACTGGAGGCTGAAGATGCCCGAAACAGCTCGTTACACTGCCTTGGTGGCCAAGAACGCAAAACAGGCGGCTTCCGATATGTCTAAAGTGTTGCAGGTGGATATTGAGGCTGAGCAGCATAAGGTGGAGCAGATGGTGCAGCAGAAGGCGGCATACGGATTGTTTTCGAAAGAATTTCTCCAACGCCATGGATTGCACTTGCTTGGAACAACAAGCACCTGGTTTTTGCTGGACATTGCCTTTTACAGCCAGAATCTGTTCCAGAAAGACATTTTCAGTGCCATTGGATGGATCCCTCCTGCTAAAACCATGAATGCAATTCAAGAAGTTTTCACCATTGCCAGGGCTCAAACTCTGATTGCCCTGTGCAGCACAGTCCCTGGTTACTGGGTAACAGTGGCGCTGATCGATGTAATCGGAAGATTCGCCATTCAAATAATCGGGTTCTTCTTCATGACGGTCTTCATGTTTGCTTTGGCGTTCCCTTACAACCACTGGACTCATCCAGATAACCGGATCGGGTTCGTGGCCATGTACTCGCTCACCTTCTTCTTCGCCAATTTCGGGCCAAACGCAACGACATTTGTCGTGCCAGCCGAGATTTTCCCAGCCAGATTGCGGTCGACGTGCCATGGGATATCAGCTGCATCTGGTAAATTGGGGGCCATAATCGGTGCTTTTGGGTTCTTGTACCTGGCACAGAACCAGGACCCGAAAAAGGCGGACGCCGGATATCCAGCTGGCATCGGGGTGAAGAATTCGCTGATCGTATTAGGCGTTGTCAATCTTTTAGGTTTGTTGTTCACTTTCTTGGTGCCGGAATCCAAGGGAAAGTCTCTGGAGGAGATGTCGGGGGAAAACGAGGACATTAATGAGGAAGCTGGTAGCAGCAACAGGACAGCTCCCGTAGCTTAA